In Actinomycetota bacterium, the sequence CGGTTCCGGGTGGTGGCCCTGGCCGCGGGGCGGTCGGCCGACCGGCTGGCCGCCCAGGCGCGCGAGCTGCGGCCGGCCGCGGTCGGCCTGGTCGACGAGACCCGGGCCGCCGGCCTGGCCGCCGAGCT encodes:
- a CDS encoding 1-deoxy-D-xylulose-5-phosphate reductoisomerase (catalyzes the NADP-dependent rearrangement and reduction of 1-deoxy-D-xylulose-5-phosphate (DXP) to 2-C-methyl-D-erythritol 4-phosphate), coding for MTPTGVVLLGSTGSIGEQALDVIREAPRRFRVVALAAGRSADRLAAQARELRPAAVGLVDETRAAGLAAEL